The sequence below is a genomic window from Salinispira pacifica.
GCAGCAACATTGGACTCGTAGTCACTCACCGAATCGGCATCCGGGGCTGCATCCACGTCATGAAAGCAGTAGTAGGGGGCTCCCAGCTTACTGATAAACTCGAAGGCTGCATCTGCTTTTTCTTCTGCAGCAGCCAGTGGATCGGAATTGCTGTTCCATTCCCGTTCAATGGTACCTGCGCCGAAGGGATCCGCACCGGTGGCTGTCATGGTATGCCAATAGGCAACGGCAAATCGCAAATGCTCCTTCATACTTTTGCCGGCGACGATTTTATTCTCATCGTAAAATTTGAATGAGAGGGGATTATCCGATGCCGGTCCCTCATATCCGATCTTCCCGATTCCGGGAAAATACTCTTTGTTTCCAGTATACACAGTACTCATATCTGCTCCTTGTGTTCAGACTCAATCCGGAGAGGAACTATTTCCCCGTCCGGAACCCTTTATGATTATTGATATCGTGGTTTTAGCAGTTCCAGATATGCCAGATATTCAGCATATCCTTCCCGGTATTTCTTCCGGTCTTCCCCAGGCTCGATTCGGCGGGTTTCCCGGCTTTTAACATGGGGGGCGATTACATCTTCCATGGAGATATTCTTCCCGTTGTTGAGCAAATCCCGATACCACAGGGCCTGCAGTGCGGCACCCATGGCTGCGCTGTCTGAGTGAACCGGCAGGGTGACCGGCAACTCCAGAATATCCGCAGCAATCTGCCGCCATGCCCGGGACCGTGAACCGCCGCCGGTAACCGTTATGCTGTCGGCTTTCATCCCAAGCTTTGCCAAAGAGTCCAGCCCGATCTTCAAACCGTAGATGGCAGCCTCCATGGAAGCACGGATGATGTGGGGTCCGTCGCTGTTGGCAAGAGTCATACCCTGAATGCTTCCCCTGGCCCGGGGAAGATTGGGGATTCGTTCGCCGGTGAAGTAAGGCATTACAATCAGACCATCCGAGGCCGGAGGAACCTGCTCAACCATTGAATCCAGTTCGCTCAGCCCGACCGAGAGCAGTTCCCGGAATTGCTCGGTGGCCACCGTACAGTTCATGGTGCACAGCAGCGGGAGCCATCCTCCGTTGGAGGAGCAAAATGCGGCGATGGTGCCCTCGGGGTCAACCACCGGACTGGATGAGAACCCGAATAGAGTGCCGGAGGTTCCCAGACTCATGGTCAGGGAACCATCGGAAACAGCGCCGGTTCCAATGGCCGCCATCATATTATCGCCGCCACCGGCGGCCACGGGGATTCCCTCTGGAATACCGAACTCCTGCGACGCCTCTTTGGAGACCCATCCTGCTCCGGCCTCCGGTCCACGGGGTTCAGGCAGCATATCCGACAATCGATCATCCACCAGGCCGCAGATTTCCCTGTTCCAGCACCGCCGGCGCACATCAAACAGTCCGGTGCCCGATGCATCGCCGTATTCCATGCGGTACTCGCCGGTGAGAAGGTAATTGATGTAATCATGGGGAAGAAGAATGTGCCGAACCCTGTCAAAAGCGCGGGGATGATTTTGTTTCAGCCACAGAATTTTACCGGCGGTGTACCCGGGCAGTATGGGGTTTCCCAGTTCATCAATGAGACGACGGCTGCCTCCAAAGGCCCGGGTAAGTTCATTGCACTGATCTACCGTACTGGTGTCGTTCCAGAGCTTCGCGGGATACACCGCCTGCCCCCCTTCATCCAGTGCCACCAGTCCATGCTGCTGACCGCTTACGGCGGCTGCCACAGCGCTTTGGCGGATCTCCGGGTCCACCGAATCCAGAGCTGCTTGTATCGCCTGGAACCACCACAGGGGGTCCTGTTCACTGGTGCCGTCCGCCTTGCTTGTCAACTGATGGGGGGCCGATGCCAGCGCCGCCACTTTACGGGCCTGATAGTCATAGAACATCACCTTGGAACTCTGGGTTCCCACATCGATGCCCAATACGGTCTGCATATCCCCTCCTTAACCAGCCGGAATAATGGGATTATCAGGCGGAATATCAGGGAAATCCATAGACAGGAGTGATAAAACATACATATTATTGACATATGCATATCAAGGACGCAGTATTCGTGTATCATCTGCAAGAACCCGAGGATATCGACTGGCACGGGCGCTACCATTTCCACGGTGCTGACGAGTACGAAATTCACTATTTTCTGGGCGGAGAAGGCAGTTTCCTCAACGGCTCCCGGAAGTATTCCCTTGAACCGGGCAGCCTCTTTATTTCACCTCCCGGGGTGAAACACCGTATTGAAACCAGCAATGTAAGCCATCCTGTTACCTACTATGCAATTCTCATGCAATTGGGGAGGGAAGATGAAGAAATTCAGGAACTTTTCGCAGATGAGATCCGATGGAACCGAAAACACGCCATCGGGGATGGGTACCGGTTTTTCTTTGAAGAACTTCGGGAAAAAACCCTCTCTCCCAACTCCTACATCAGACGGTCCGCCATACATCAGCTGGTTTCTTTTATCTATGTACTGGCTTCCCGGGAGAAGCAGATGAACCTGGGAAATGCGGAAAACGCCCATGTGGAAAAAGCATTGAGATTTCTGCAGCATCGGGTGTTCGCAAAAACGAATCTGCCCGCCCTTGCACGACACCTTAATCTTTCAGAGGAATACACCATTCGCCTGTTCCGGCACAAGCTGCGTACAACACCCATGAAATACCTGAAGAAACTCCGTATTGAGGCGGCCACCAGCATGCTGATTTCCAGCGACCGCCTCATATATTCCATTGCCGACCGGCTCCAGTTCAACTCCGAATTCCACTTCTCCCGAAGCTTCAAGGAGCATACCGGCTACTCACCCCGGCAGTACCGAAACAGATACCGGCAAATTATCGGGGAAAGCCCGGAACACGAGTCGATTATTTACCTCAACGACCGCTCCAACCCCTCAAATACCACAGAGTGATACCCCTCAGGGCTTGTTCCGGCTATGCCTAGAAGTCTTCAAACTCATCGTCATTCAGTCTGATAATCTCTTCGGGGCTGATGTCGTTGTTTCCATAGCTGCCGGAACCTTCTCCGCTGCCCGTGCCGGCGGCTTTCCCGCCTCCCGAGCCTCCTGAGCCTCCGGAACGTCCCGGGCGTCCCCAGTCCGGAGCGGCAGCGGACCCACCGGCATTCCGGGCACTGCGTCCACCGGTTTCGGCCCCGGATTCGCCGCCCCGGCTGGATGGCTTGACCCGTTCCCGGCACGGCCAGCCCCGCTTCCTGCTGAAACAGTCCGGTTTCCATGACTTTCAGTACGGGAATTGCCCCTGTCAAAACTTCGGGATCCGCCGTAGGGGCTGGAGTTTCCCGAACCGCCCGGCGTTCCAGATCCAGTGCGGGGTGTTGATTTGCCCGCGCCCGCTTCGATCAGCCTGGGCTGCCGGGTTTTTTCCAGTTTGAACATGGAGATCATTGCCTTGAGTTCGTTGGACTGTGATGCAAGCTCTTCAGCTGCCGCAGCACTTTCCTCTGCGCTGGCGGTGTTGGACTGGGTCACTTCCCCGATCTGGTCCAGCCCTTCGGATATCTGATCGATCCCCAGGGCCTGTTCGTTGCTGGCGGTGGCGATTTCTCCAAGGAAGGCGGTAACCTTGTTCACCCCTTCAACGATTCTGCTGAGCTGATCAGCGGTTTGTTCGGCGGCAGTGTTTCCCCGCTCAATAGAAGAGATGGAACTGTCCACCATCTCGGTGGTTTCCTTCACCGCTTCGGCACTCCGGGTTGCCAGATTCCGCACTTCCTCGGCAACCACACCGAAGCCTTTTCCGTATTTGCCCGCACGGGCAGCTTCCACGTTGGCATTCAGGGCCAGAAGATTAATCTGGAACGCTATGTCATCTATGACCTTCACTACCTGACGGATCTGTTCTGATGAATTGTTGATATCCGCCATGGCCTGAACCAGCTGTTCCATTCTCTGGGAACCTTCTCCGGCGCTGTCTGATGCCTGGGAGGCAATGCCGTTGGCCTCTTTGGCATTATCCGCATTTTGCTGGGCCTGGGTATTAATTTGGTTCAGGGATGCGGATATTTCCTCCAGGGAGCTGGCCTGTTCGGTGGCGCCCTGTGACAAGGCCTGGCTGGATTCCGATACCTGATCACTTCCGGTACTCACCTGGCTGACGGCAATGTTCACCTTGCTGAGCAGCTCATTCAGCGACGCTTTCATTTTCTGAAGAGAAGATCCAAGACTATCCCGTTCGCTGGATAAATTGATTTCCACACTGAAATCACCCGCCGCAAACTGTTCAATTCTGTCCGCCTTGTATCGCAGGGATTCAACCATCTGCAGAACCGAGAGATAGACTCCTTCCGGTGAACGCTTGCTGGTATGCTCAATCTCCAGATCGCCCTTGGAAATAGTATTCATGATTGTATCTATGACGGCGGGATCTGCACCCAGCTGCCGGAGAATGCTCACTGTGGTGTACAATGCGATGATCACCCCGATCACCACAGCAGCCGCCGAGAGAATGATCACCAGGATCATGGTTCGCCGGTTATTGGCCTGGAGTCTCGGGCCCAGCTCATCCTGCTCGGCGATTAATGACAGCTTCACTTCATCCACATCCTGGGCGATTTCCGGACCCAGGACATCCAGCTGGTTGTCCAGCAGATCATCCCTGTTTTGAAGAGACCGATATATTTGCTCAAATGCATCTTCGTACTCTCCAACCAGTTCACCGGTTCGTGAAAGCAGCTGCAATCGGCGTGAGTCATTCAACAGACCATTCATGCTGTTCAAATATTCTTCTGCGGTGCCAAGTTCATTCCGGACAGCAGTGGCATAGCTCTCGTTACTGCTGTCCTCCACATATTCAATCACATGCAATTCTGCAAGCAGCAGGGAACGTAACGCCATTGAGGCCTCATAGGCTGCATCCATATCGTCGTCGGCTTCGGATGTTGTGAGGATTTCTGTAAGATTGCTCTCCGCCCTGGTGCCCAGCACCTTAATGCTGTTTTCAAGCAGATCTTCAATGGTGTTCACTTCGTCATGAAGTCGGGTGAAGGCCTGGCCGTAGCTGGCAACCCGGGAGTCGGCCTCCTGAATTTGAGCCTGACGCTCAGGCTCGGTAATCTCTGTCTTCGCCTGGGCCATGTCCCGTTCCAT
It includes:
- the xylB gene encoding xylulokinase; this translates as MQTVLGIDVGTQSSKVMFYDYQARKVAALASAPHQLTSKADGTSEQDPLWWFQAIQAALDSVDPEIRQSAVAAAVSGQQHGLVALDEGGQAVYPAKLWNDTSTVDQCNELTRAFGGSRRLIDELGNPILPGYTAGKILWLKQNHPRAFDRVRHILLPHDYINYLLTGEYRMEYGDASGTGLFDVRRRCWNREICGLVDDRLSDMLPEPRGPEAGAGWVSKEASQEFGIPEGIPVAAGGGDNMMAAIGTGAVSDGSLTMSLGTSGTLFGFSSSPVVDPEGTIAAFCSSNGGWLPLLCTMNCTVATEQFRELLSVGLSELDSMVEQVPPASDGLIVMPYFTGERIPNLPRARGSIQGMTLANSDGPHIIRASMEAAIYGLKIGLDSLAKLGMKADSITVTGGGSRSRAWRQIAADILELPVTLPVHSDSAAMGAALQALWYRDLLNNGKNISMEDVIAPHVKSRETRRIEPGEDRKKYREGYAEYLAYLELLKPRYQ
- a CDS encoding methyl-accepting chemotaxis protein, which translates into the protein MTMRTKITSGFIAVIAVFLLAVILSVLSLMEASDGFTQYRTLARHSNLAGELQANMLMARMNVKDFIIQGDEAEYREYQEYFDEMERDMAQAKTEITEPERQAQIQEADSRVASYGQAFTRLHDEVNTIEDLLENSIKVLGTRAESNLTEILTTSEADDDMDAAYEASMALRSLLLAELHVIEYVEDSSNESYATAVRNELGTAEEYLNSMNGLLNDSRRLQLLSRTGELVGEYEDAFEQIYRSLQNRDDLLDNQLDVLGPEIAQDVDEVKLSLIAEQDELGPRLQANNRRTMILVIILSAAAVVIGVIIALYTTVSILRQLGADPAVIDTIMNTISKGDLEIEHTSKRSPEGVYLSVLQMVESLRYKADRIEQFAAGDFSVEINLSSERDSLGSSLQKMKASLNELLSKVNIAVSQVSTGSDQVSESSQALSQGATEQASSLEEISASLNQINTQAQQNADNAKEANGIASQASDSAGEGSQRMEQLVQAMADINNSSEQIRQVVKVIDDIAFQINLLALNANVEAARAGKYGKGFGVVAEEVRNLATRSAEAVKETTEMVDSSISSIERGNTAAEQTADQLSRIVEGVNKVTAFLGEIATASNEQALGIDQISEGLDQIGEVTQSNTASAEESAAAAEELASQSNELKAMISMFKLEKTRQPRLIEAGAGKSTPRTGSGTPGGSGNSSPYGGSRSFDRGNSRTESHGNRTVSAGSGAGRAGNGSSHPAGAANPGPKPVDAVPGMPVGPLPLRTGDARDVPEAQEAREAGKPPARAAEKVPAAMETTTSAPKRLSD
- a CDS encoding AraC family transcriptional regulator, yielding MHIKDAVFVYHLQEPEDIDWHGRYHFHGADEYEIHYFLGGEGSFLNGSRKYSLEPGSLFISPPGVKHRIETSNVSHPVTYYAILMQLGREDEEIQELFADEIRWNRKHAIGDGYRFFFEELREKTLSPNSYIRRSAIHQLVSFIYVLASREKQMNLGNAENAHVEKALRFLQHRVFAKTNLPALARHLNLSEEYTIRLFRHKLRTTPMKYLKKLRIEAATSMLISSDRLIYSIADRLQFNSEFHFSRSFKEHTGYSPRQYRNRYRQIIGESPEHESIIYLNDRSNPSNTTE